Within Massilia endophytica, the genomic segment CCTGTGCATCAAGCTCTTCGGCTGGCTGACGGGCGACGTGATGGCCAGCCACCTCTCGGCCGTGGCCGTCTTCCTGCTGGGCGCCCTGTCCCTCTGGTACACCACTTTCGCCCTGGGCCGCCGTCCCGAAGCCCAGCCCCTGCGCCTGGCCTTCGGCGGCCAGCCCGAGCCGGACGACTTCGGCCGCACCCTGGCCGACGCCGCCCTGCTGATCTATCTCGGCTGCATGGGCCTGCTGGCCCACAGCCACGAGACCACCTCCGAGTCCCTGCTCACTTCCCTGCTCGCCCTCAGCCTGTACCGCTCCGTGCGCTACATGGAGAAGCCCTCCCTGCGCAATGCCGCCCTGATCGGCCTGGCGCTCGGCCTCATGGTCCTCACGCGCGGCTGGGTCGCCCCCCTTGCCCTGCTGGCCGCCCTCTTCATCTGCAGCCGCTTCCTCGCCCTGCCCGCCGCGCGCACCCTGCGCGAGCTGGCCGTGACCTTGGCGGCAGCCCTGGCCCTGGCCCTGGTGTGGCTGCTGCCCGCCTGGCTGCTCCAGCCCTACGGCCAGCCTCCCCTGGCGGCCTGGTGGGCCTGGAACCTGGCCCAGCTTTCCTGGCCGGGCGCCCAGTCCCTGTCCACCTTCCTGAAGGATGGCGTGTGGTTCTTCTGGCCTGCCTGGCCCTTCGCCCTGTGGGCCGTGTGGGCCTGGCGCCGCCAGAGCAACCTGCTGCACATCGTGGTGCCCACCACCTTCGTGGCCATGGCCAGCCTGCTGCTCCTGCTGCACCCGGCGCCCGAACACGCCCAGCTCCTGCTGCTGGTGCCGCCCCTGGCCATCATGGCCGCCTTCGGCCTGCTGACGGTGCAGCGCGGCGCCATCAACGCCATCGACTGGTTCTCCGTCATGGTGCTGACCCTGGGTGCGGCCGTGCTGTGGGTGTTCTGGTATGCCCAGCTGACCGGCTGGCCGAAGC encodes:
- a CDS encoding ArnT family glycosyltransferase, which gives rise to MKPVRLPAAAVLALPRWALFALGLLYILPGLIGREPWKNDDAASFGIMWTMAHGSWQDWLWPNIAGLSAPEEGPLAFWFGALCIKLFGWLTGDVMASHLSAVAVFLLGALSLWYTTFALGRRPEAQPLRLAFGGQPEPDDFGRTLADAALLIYLGCMGLLAHSHETTSESLLTSLLALSLYRSVRYMEKPSLRNAALIGLALGLMVLTRGWVAPLALLAALFICSRFLALPAARTLRELAVTLAAALALALVWLLPAWLLQPYGQPPLAAWWAWNLAQLSWPGAQSLSTFLKDGVWFFWPAWPFALWAVWAWRRQSNLLHIVVPTTFVAMASLLLLLHPAPEHAQLLLLVPPLAIMAAFGLLTVQRGAINAIDWFSVMVLTLGAAVLWVFWYAQLTGWPKQPARNVLKLIPGYVPEFHWLAFLVALFATVGWFLLVHWRVSRRPSVLWRAVVLSSGGVILIWILLMTLFLPNINYSKSYAAVAHQIAAAVPADARCIASNAGPAQRASFAFYGKLRFDGVRPGHCDLLLLQDSTRGGAGAAHPGPQWTLLWEGRRASDRNERFRLFRRAP